The genomic interval TTCTTCAGGTGTTAAATATACTGTTTTATGCTATGAAATGAATAATCCATTTCAATGATTATACTAAGTTCTGTAGGGTATGCTGTTGAGATGTGAATAATAAAAAAGGAGAAAATTTATATGTTTTCTCCTTTTTGGTTTTAGTAATTTAATTTATTTAGTAATAGTATTATTTGTTAATTCATTCTTATCTAGTTTATATCTTGATGAGATGATTAATAAAACTAATCCGATAAGGAGTAGTGGAATTAAAGCTAAAGTAGCTAAACGAGTATTATTGGATAATGAAACTGTTAATCCCATTAATATTGGTCCCATTACAGAAGCAAATCGACCAAAGATATTAAAGAATCCGTAGTATTCACCTGATTCATGTTTAGGAATTAGTTTTCCAAAGTAAGCTCTACTAACAGCCTGTAAACCACCTTGGGCAGAACCGATTAATGCCACAAAAATGAGTAAATCTACAGTAATGCTACCCGTCATATGACCTAAAAAATAACCTATCAGACAAATACCAATATAAGCCATAATCCCATAAGCTAACATTTTGATTTCGCCAAACTTCTTAGCGAATGCACCGAAGGCGATTGCACAAGGAAAAGCAATCACTTGAACAACTAGAGATACTGCTAAAAGTGCCATATCTGTAACTTCATGAGATTTAGCAATGATTACAGCTGACTTAATAATGGAATAAACCGCATCGATAAAGAAAAAATAGGCAAGTAAATAAAAAACTAATTTTGGTTGTTTAATGATCTTTTTGATTGTTTTACCTAATCGTGTGAATGTATCTTTAATCCAGTGCTCACTCTTTTCTAGATAATATTTTTGTTCAACATTTTTAAGCATAGGTAATGAATAGAACCA from Mycoplasmatota bacterium carries:
- a CDS encoding MFS transporter yields the protein MFDSFLEEFNQEEQSWIKYDIANSAYTLTIVTVLFPLLYLLITKGAFSANESTNNNIANSILLYATGIISFIVAILSPILGTMSDFKGHKKKFFKASLSIGLIFGLLLCIPVIPWQVILIIYSIATIGYTAANVFYDSFLTDVTTEDRYNKVSSAGYAWGYIGSCIPFILGIGIYGLVYLEIIKFDPKIAIAIAFAISLLWWWFYSLPMLKNVEQKYYLEKSEHWIKDTFTRLGKTIKKIIKQPKLVFYLLAYFFFIDAVYSIIKSAVIIAKSHEVTDMALLAVSLVVQVIAFPCAIAFGAFAKKFGEIKMLAYGIMAYIGICLIGYFLGHMTGSITVDLLIFVALIGSAQGGLQAVSRAYFGKLIPKHESGEYYGFFNIFGRFASVMGPILMGLTVSLSNNTRLATLALIPLLLIGLVLLIISSRYKLDKNELTNNTITK